Proteins encoded within one genomic window of Triticum aestivum cultivar Chinese Spring chromosome 2D, IWGSC CS RefSeq v2.1, whole genome shotgun sequence:
- the LOC123053646 gene encoding uncharacterized protein isoform X2 — protein sequence MAAVAKLSVSSQAFAALLDCCGTAAGDCDGLLFGRAARPPAPPPSFSDDDDSGATSSAPTLSINVTGHGSLARPSSLSDALGRFQPYSPARPATVGFFSSRRSAARRPSMREVAVARSLSKSLALTHPLVFLLVAPSASSNLSIHSFDYRAFLLVDSRLFPTSLQVVNVGPGFRGQYHTFAAESPMPWLPRPPAKGFSIGDQKAMEGMMDAFGLGRVEALVASATGQATEVEEMYSGMLRRLERLAREAEGGKKLVRRQERKNILERRKIAGLE from the coding sequence ATGGCCGCCGTCGCGAAGCTCTCCGTCTCCAGCCAGGCCTTCGCGGCGCTCCTCGACTGCTGCGGGACCGCCGCCGGGGACTGCGACGGGCTACTCTTCGGCCGTGCCGCCCGCCCCCCggcccctcccccttccttctccgaCGACGACGACTCCGGCGCCACCTCCTCCGCCCCAACCCTATCCATCAACGTCACCGGCCACGGCTCGCTCGCCCGACCCTCCTCCCTCTCCGACGCCCTCGGCCGCTTCCAGCCCTACTCCCCCGCTCGCCCAGCCACCGTGGGCTTCTTCTCCTCCCGCCGCAGCGCGGCGCGCCGCCCCTCCATGCGCGAGGTCGCCGTCGCCCGCTCCCTGTCTAAATCGTTGGCCCTCACCCACCCCCTCGTGTTTCTGCTCGTAGCCCCCTCTGCCTCCTCCAACCTCTCCATCCACTCGTTCGACTACCGCGCCTTCCTCCTCGTGGATTCCCGCCTCTTCCCCACCTCCCTCCAGGTCGTCAACGTGGGTCCTGGTTTTCGGGGCCAGTACCACACCTTCGCGGCCGAGTCGCCAATGCCGTGGCTGCCGCGTCCGCCGGCAAAGGGCTTCAGCATCGGAGACCAGAAGGCGATGGAGGGGATGATGGATGCGTTCGGGCTGGGAAGGGTGGAGGCCTTGGTGGCCTCGGCCACGGGGCAAGCAACCGAGGTGGAGGAGATGTATTCCGGGATGCTAAGGAGGCTGGAGAGGCTTGCTCGGGAGGCGGAGGGGGGCAAGAAGCTGGTGCGCCGTCAG
- the LOC123053646 gene encoding uncharacterized protein isoform X1 encodes MAAVAKLSVSSQAFAALLDCCGTAAGDCDGLLFGRAARPPAPPPSFSDDDDSGATSSAPTLSINVTGHGSLARPSSLSDALGRFQPYSPARPATVGFFSSRRSAARRPSMREVAVARSLSKSLALTHPLVFLLVAPSASSNLSIHSFDYRAFLLVDSRLFPTSLQVVNVGPGFRGQYHTFAAESPMPWLPRPPAKGFSIGDQKAMEGMMDAFGLGRVEALVASATGQATEVEEMYSGMLRRLERLAREAEGGKKLVRRQEEHIGKEKNCWVGVRAEILFSASV; translated from the coding sequence ATGGCCGCCGTCGCGAAGCTCTCCGTCTCCAGCCAGGCCTTCGCGGCGCTCCTCGACTGCTGCGGGACCGCCGCCGGGGACTGCGACGGGCTACTCTTCGGCCGTGCCGCCCGCCCCCCggcccctcccccttccttctccgaCGACGACGACTCCGGCGCCACCTCCTCCGCCCCAACCCTATCCATCAACGTCACCGGCCACGGCTCGCTCGCCCGACCCTCCTCCCTCTCCGACGCCCTCGGCCGCTTCCAGCCCTACTCCCCCGCTCGCCCAGCCACCGTGGGCTTCTTCTCCTCCCGCCGCAGCGCGGCGCGCCGCCCCTCCATGCGCGAGGTCGCCGTCGCCCGCTCCCTGTCTAAATCGTTGGCCCTCACCCACCCCCTCGTGTTTCTGCTCGTAGCCCCCTCTGCCTCCTCCAACCTCTCCATCCACTCGTTCGACTACCGCGCCTTCCTCCTCGTGGATTCCCGCCTCTTCCCCACCTCCCTCCAGGTCGTCAACGTGGGTCCTGGTTTTCGGGGCCAGTACCACACCTTCGCGGCCGAGTCGCCAATGCCGTGGCTGCCGCGTCCGCCGGCAAAGGGCTTCAGCATCGGAGACCAGAAGGCGATGGAGGGGATGATGGATGCGTTCGGGCTGGGAAGGGTGGAGGCCTTGGTGGCCTCGGCCACGGGGCAAGCAACCGAGGTGGAGGAGATGTATTCCGGGATGCTAAGGAGGCTGGAGAGGCTTGCTCGGGAGGCGGAGGGGGGCAAGAAGCTGGTGCGCCGTCAG